The Salmo salar chromosome ssa06, Ssal_v3.1, whole genome shotgun sequence genome window below encodes:
- the LOC106568622 gene encoding cytospin-A isoform X1: protein MGNVGGKDGHGPTGSHLDLFQTPPSYLSDSDLAPAAAQLLQQGTPSSRAPRGIVCQGGASPISNWRHTLSVPPEQAVISVESSVSPQGTGIEMEGGRQTVQRSNSHTSSPVSPGQQPQFEGSPLEHSWQERDSGMELHARPERAGEEMALALFSLLEHHRSALGLSPGLNAPAGAAELLRRLLVEREELVEEVRNLKDTLRTERAEWHQFQCDLQVAVSVADRLRVEAEDTLGTLRESHGNVEGQLDQAQCRQQDTDRELESLRAEHRDACHRLSALTMEHQQTRAELDTRRHTLRESERDSHREIEGRDTEERLAGEDTSEDISTMEALDGKKREDSEREVEGEKRVKSEGEDVNMRGQFPKELVRGGENLLKVKGVAAAYLRNLAAGEKGCSLRDSPRVGMSERSWSLSRLPLPTDFLPAQNGSSQTTTSTTLPLCKKEEPAKGKRMDLILQRQDSWSSFYTKKQEEDQNADPLFRPQDGFSMLLRRHGGSRRNSLLRWCQSRTQGYKNIEITNFSSSWEDGLAFCAVYHTYLPTHIPYSSLSTGDKSENLDLAFQTGESVGIPDTLTVEEMLRPGGPDWQRVLGYVESIFRHFEM from the exons ATGGGTAACGTCGGTGGAAAGGACGGCCATGGCCCTACAG GGTCTCATTTAGATCTGTTCCAAACTCCTCCCTCTTACCTCTCTGATTCTGACCTGGCTCCAGCCGCGGCTCAGCTGCTGCAGCAGGGGACACCGTCCTCCAGGGCCCCCCGGGGTATCGTCTGCCAGGGTGGAGCCTCCCCCATTTCCAACTGGAGACACACACTGTCCGTCCCCCCAGAACAGGCTGTGATTAGCGTGGAGAGCAGTGTGTCTCCGCAGGGGACTGGGATTGAGATGGAAGGTGGAAGGCAGACAGTGCAGCGCTCTAACAGCCACACAAGCAGCCCTGTGTCCCCAGGCCAGCAGCCTCAGTTTGAGGGTAGCCCTTTGGAGCATAGCTGGCAGGAGCGGGACAGTGGGATGGAGCTCCATGCAAGGCCAGAGCGAGCTGGGGAGGAGATGGCCCTGGCTCTGTTCAGCCTTTTGGAACATCACAGGTCTGCACTGGGGCTCAGTCCGGGTCTGAACGCACCAGCAGGAGCAGCCG aGCTGCTAAGGCGGTtgctggtggagagagaggagctggtcGAGGAGGTGCGCAACTTGAAGGACACACTGAGG acTGAGCGAGCTGAGTGGCACCAGTTCCAGTGTGATCTACAGGTGGCGGTGTCTGTGGCTGACCGGCTGCGCGTGGAAGCGGAAGATACTCTAGGCACGCTCAGAGAGAGCCATGGGAATGTGGAGGGCCAGCTGGACCAGGCCCAGTGCAGACAGCAGGACACAGACAGGGAGCTGGAGAGCCTGAGAGCTGAACACAGAGATGCCTGTCACAGACTGTCTGCTCTCACCATGGAGCACCAACAGACTAGGGCTGAGCtggacacacggagacacacgctcagggagagcgagagggactcacacagagagatagagggaagagacacagaggagaggctggCGGGAGAAGACACTAGTGAAGACATAAGCACGATGGAGGCACTGGATGGGAAGAAAAGAGAGGATTCAGAAAGAGAAGTGGAAGGAGAGAAAAGGGtgaagagtgagggagaggatgtTAACATGCGAGGGCAGTTTCCCAAGGAGCTTGTTAGAGGAGGGGAGAACTTGCTCAAAGTGAAGGGGGTGGCTGCGGCGTACCTACGGAATTTGGCAGCCGGGGAAAAGGGGTGCAGCTTGAGAGATTCACCGAGGGTGGGGATGTCAGAGCGGTCCTG GAGCCTCTCTCGACTTCCCCTGCCCACTGACTTTCTCCCTGCACAGAATGGTAGCTCCCAGACCACTACCAGTACAACACTGCCTCTCTGCAAG AAAGAAGAGCCAGCCAAAGGGAAAAGGATGGACCTCATACTGCAACGACAGGACAGCTGGTCCAGCTTCTATACAA AAAAACAGGAGGAGGACCAGAACGCAGACCCATTGTTCAG ACCTCAGGATGGTTTCAGCATGCTGCTGCGACGTCATGGAGGCTCCAGACGGAACTCACTCCTGCGTTGGTGTCAAAGTCGCACCCAGGGCTACAAG AATATTGAGATCACCAACTTCAGTAGCAGTTGGGAGGATGGTCTGGCTTTCTGTGCTGTGTACCACACCTATCTGCCCACACACATCCCCTACAGTAGTCTCAGCACAGGAGACAAG AGCGAGAACCTGGACCTAGCCTTCCAGACAGGGGAGAGTGTTGGAATCCCAGACACTTTG ACTGTGGAGGAGATGCTGAGACCAGGTGGGCCCGACTGGCAGAGGGTCCTGGGGTACGTTGAAAGCATATTTCGTCACTTTGAGATGTAA
- the LOC106568622 gene encoding cytospin-A isoform X2 yields the protein MGSHLDLFQTPPSYLSDSDLAPAAAQLLQQGTPSSRAPRGIVCQGGASPISNWRHTLSVPPEQAVISVESSVSPQGTGIEMEGGRQTVQRSNSHTSSPVSPGQQPQFEGSPLEHSWQERDSGMELHARPERAGEEMALALFSLLEHHRSALGLSPGLNAPAGAAELLRRLLVEREELVEEVRNLKDTLRTERAEWHQFQCDLQVAVSVADRLRVEAEDTLGTLRESHGNVEGQLDQAQCRQQDTDRELESLRAEHRDACHRLSALTMEHQQTRAELDTRRHTLRESERDSHREIEGRDTEERLAGEDTSEDISTMEALDGKKREDSEREVEGEKRVKSEGEDVNMRGQFPKELVRGGENLLKVKGVAAAYLRNLAAGEKGCSLRDSPRVGMSERSWSLSRLPLPTDFLPAQNGSSQTTTSTTLPLCKKEEPAKGKRMDLILQRQDSWSSFYTKKQEEDQNADPLFRPQDGFSMLLRRHGGSRRNSLLRWCQSRTQGYKNIEITNFSSSWEDGLAFCAVYHTYLPTHIPYSSLSTGDKSENLDLAFQTGESVGIPDTLTVEEMLRPGGPDWQRVLGYVESIFRHFEM from the exons ATGG GGTCTCATTTAGATCTGTTCCAAACTCCTCCCTCTTACCTCTCTGATTCTGACCTGGCTCCAGCCGCGGCTCAGCTGCTGCAGCAGGGGACACCGTCCTCCAGGGCCCCCCGGGGTATCGTCTGCCAGGGTGGAGCCTCCCCCATTTCCAACTGGAGACACACACTGTCCGTCCCCCCAGAACAGGCTGTGATTAGCGTGGAGAGCAGTGTGTCTCCGCAGGGGACTGGGATTGAGATGGAAGGTGGAAGGCAGACAGTGCAGCGCTCTAACAGCCACACAAGCAGCCCTGTGTCCCCAGGCCAGCAGCCTCAGTTTGAGGGTAGCCCTTTGGAGCATAGCTGGCAGGAGCGGGACAGTGGGATGGAGCTCCATGCAAGGCCAGAGCGAGCTGGGGAGGAGATGGCCCTGGCTCTGTTCAGCCTTTTGGAACATCACAGGTCTGCACTGGGGCTCAGTCCGGGTCTGAACGCACCAGCAGGAGCAGCCG aGCTGCTAAGGCGGTtgctggtggagagagaggagctggtcGAGGAGGTGCGCAACTTGAAGGACACACTGAGG acTGAGCGAGCTGAGTGGCACCAGTTCCAGTGTGATCTACAGGTGGCGGTGTCTGTGGCTGACCGGCTGCGCGTGGAAGCGGAAGATACTCTAGGCACGCTCAGAGAGAGCCATGGGAATGTGGAGGGCCAGCTGGACCAGGCCCAGTGCAGACAGCAGGACACAGACAGGGAGCTGGAGAGCCTGAGAGCTGAACACAGAGATGCCTGTCACAGACTGTCTGCTCTCACCATGGAGCACCAACAGACTAGGGCTGAGCtggacacacggagacacacgctcagggagagcgagagggactcacacagagagatagagggaagagacacagaggagaggctggCGGGAGAAGACACTAGTGAAGACATAAGCACGATGGAGGCACTGGATGGGAAGAAAAGAGAGGATTCAGAAAGAGAAGTGGAAGGAGAGAAAAGGGtgaagagtgagggagaggatgtTAACATGCGAGGGCAGTTTCCCAAGGAGCTTGTTAGAGGAGGGGAGAACTTGCTCAAAGTGAAGGGGGTGGCTGCGGCGTACCTACGGAATTTGGCAGCCGGGGAAAAGGGGTGCAGCTTGAGAGATTCACCGAGGGTGGGGATGTCAGAGCGGTCCTG GAGCCTCTCTCGACTTCCCCTGCCCACTGACTTTCTCCCTGCACAGAATGGTAGCTCCCAGACCACTACCAGTACAACACTGCCTCTCTGCAAG AAAGAAGAGCCAGCCAAAGGGAAAAGGATGGACCTCATACTGCAACGACAGGACAGCTGGTCCAGCTTCTATACAA AAAAACAGGAGGAGGACCAGAACGCAGACCCATTGTTCAG ACCTCAGGATGGTTTCAGCATGCTGCTGCGACGTCATGGAGGCTCCAGACGGAACTCACTCCTGCGTTGGTGTCAAAGTCGCACCCAGGGCTACAAG AATATTGAGATCACCAACTTCAGTAGCAGTTGGGAGGATGGTCTGGCTTTCTGTGCTGTGTACCACACCTATCTGCCCACACACATCCCCTACAGTAGTCTCAGCACAGGAGACAAG AGCGAGAACCTGGACCTAGCCTTCCAGACAGGGGAGAGTGTTGGAATCCCAGACACTTTG ACTGTGGAGGAGATGCTGAGACCAGGTGGGCCCGACTGGCAGAGGGTCCTGGGGTACGTTGAAAGCATATTTCGTCACTTTGAGATGTAA
- the LOC106568623 gene encoding SAYSvFN domain-containing protein 1 yields MEQKLAEFRARRRADVAASKSESFQKQPITSSDNGSTLKSDSCHSSTADPDTQELTDNPTSAVHQATRTKHWGDDWLLESTLGQWLGSKQLAFTNLTLLKVLLWLVLLGLFAELEFGLPFFLISLFYWLYEGLRSPTARQPGEMSAYSVFNPDCQPLLGALTAEQLEGEMGYRSLANR; encoded by the exons ATGGAGCAAAAGCTTGCGGAGTTCAGGGCCCGAAGAAGGGCTGATGTGGCCGCTAGTAAGAGTGAATCTTTTCAAAAACAACCCATAACATCATCGGACAATGGCAGCACTTTGAAGTCGGACAGTTGCCATTCATCAACAGCTGATCCAGACACACAGGAGTTGACAGATAATCCAACCTCTGCTGTCCATCAGGCTACAAGGACTAAACATTGGGGG GATGACTGGCTGCTGGAGAGCACTCTGGGTCAATGGCTTGGTTCAAAGCAACTGGCTTTCACAAATCTGACTTTGCTGAAGGTGTTGCTTTGGCTGGTTCTACTTGGGCTGTTCGCCGAGCTGGAATTCGGGTTGCCTTTCTTCCTAATCTCCCTCTTCTACTGGCTGTATGAGGGGCTGCGGAGCCCAACTGCACGCCAACCTGGAGAAATGAGTGCTTACTCAGTGTTCAACCCAGACTGTCAGCCTCTCCTGGGTGCACTTACAGCTGAGcagctagagggagagatgggctaCAGATCACTGGCCAACAGATGA